A region of the Streptomyces sp. NBC_00442 genome:
GCCCAGGCCGTCGGCTCCGACGCCGGCGACAGCAATACGCCCGCGATCACCCTGGGCGGCACGTGCGCCCCGACCGACCCGCTGTGCACCACGACGGGCGGTTCCGGTTCCACGGGCTCGACGACGGACGGCACGACCGGTTCGACGACGGACGGTTCGACCGGTTCGACGACGGCGGGCTCGACGGGCTCGACGACGGACGGTTCGACGGGCTCCACCACGGCGGGTTCGACCGGTTCGACGACGGACGGTTCGACCGGTTCGACGACGGCGGGCTCGACCGGTTCGACGACGGACGGTTCGACGGGCTCCACCACGGCGGGTTCGACCGGTTCGACGACGGACGGTTCGACCGGTTCGACGACGGCGGGCTCGACGGGCTCCACCACGGCCGGTTCGACCGGTTCGACGACGGACGGTTCGACCGGTTCGACCACGTCCGGCACCTCGGGTACGGCGGGTACGTCCGGGACCTCGGGCACGTCGGGCACCTCGGGCACGTCGGGCACCTCGGGTACGTCCGGCACCTCGGGCACCTCGGGTACGTCCGGCACCTCGGGCACCTCGGGTACGTCCGGCACCTCGGGCTCGACCGGCACCTCGGGTACCTCCGGCACTACCGGAACCACTGGTACCACCGGCGCCACCACCGGCTCGACCGGAACCACCGGCACCACGGGTAACACCGGCACCACCCCCGACAACGTCGGGTCGCAGCCCGTCGAGCAGGGGCAGCAGAAGGAGGAGCTGGCCGCCACCGGTGCGGGCGGGACCACCTTCCTGATCATCGGCGCCGCGACCATGATCGCGGGCGGCATCGGCTTCCGCTTCATGCCGCGCCTGGTCAACGGCCGTAACGTCGCGTAACCGCCAGCGGTAGCGACCGCCACGCAAGAGGGCCCCGGGTGCGATCACGCACTCGGGGCCCTCTTCGCGTACGAACGACGTGAGGACCGTCTCAGACGGTCTGGTGGGCCAGCAGGGCCAGGGCCCCGACCAGCACGATCAGCAGGGTGATCAGCGTGGCGGGGGTGAGGCCACCCCACTGGTTCTCCTGCTGGAGGCGCTCCCGGTTCGCCCGGCAGACGCTACAGCGGCCCTCGCTCACGGGCGCCGCGCAGTTGGCGCACACCAATCGGTCATAGGTCATGCGCTGTCCTCCTCCCGCGCGGCGGAGCCGACGCATCCAGCAGTCAAACCGCTATCTCTCCGCTCAACGCTCAGGGAAACGCAACCGTTCCCCCTACCACTGTGCCAGCTCCCGCGCGTTTCGGCGCGCCCCGCCGGATTCACGCCGTCCCCCACCCCGAGACCCGGGGGACATAAGGGGCATCCCCGGACGGGGCCTGCGCGGGCTCGTTCCGTTCGCGTAAGGTCACGCACACCTATACTCCCGGCCGACCCGTGGTGCACCCGTGATCCGATTCGACAATGTCTCCAAGACCTATCCCAAGCAGAACCGACCAGCCCTGCGGGATGTCTCCCTCGACATCGAGAAGGGCGAGTTCGTCTTCCTCGTCGGCTCGTCCGGTTCCGGGAAGTCGACCTTCCTGAGGCTCGTCCTGCGTGAAGAGCGCGCCAGCCAGGGGCAGGTGCACGTGCTCGGCAAGGACCTGGCCCGGCTCTCCAACTGGAAGGTGCCGCACATGCGGCGCCAACTGGGCACCGTCTTCCAGGACTTCCGACTGCTCCCCAACAAGACCGTCGCGGAGAACGTCGCGTTCGCCCAGGAGGTCATCGGAAAGCCGCGCGGCGAGATCCGCAAGGCCGTGCCGCAAGTCCTCGACCTGGTCGGACTCGGTGGCAAGGAGGACCGCAGGCCCGGTGAGCTCTCCGGTGGTGAGCAGCAGCGCGTGGCCATTGCCCGCGCCTTCGTCAACCGGCCCATGCTGCTCATCGCGGACGAGCCGACCGGCAACCTCGACCCGCAGACCTCCGTCGGCATCATGAAACTGCTCGACCGGATCAACCGGACCGGCACGACCGTAATCATGGCGACCCACGACCAGAACATCGTCGACCAGATGCGCAAGCGCGTCATCGAGCTGGAATCCGGCCGTCTCGTACGCGACCAGGCGCGCGGCGTCTACGGCTACCAGCACTGAGCGCCGTAGAGCACTCGTCGAGCACTGAAAGGCTGAAATAGTCGCCATGCGCGCCCAGTTCGTACTCTCGGAGATCGGGGTCGGTCTCCGCCGCAACCTGACCATGACGATCGCCGTCGTCGTGTCCGTGGCCCTCTCGCTCGCCCTGTTCGGCGGCACGCTGCTGATGCGGGACCAGGTCAACAGCATGAAGGACTACTGGTACGACAAGGTCAACGTCTCCCTCTTCCTGTGCAACAAGGCGGACGCCGAGACCGTCTCGCAGTGCGCCAAGGGCGCGGTGACGGCGCAGCAGAAGAAGGACATAGAGGCCGACCTCAAGAAGCTCGACATCGTGCAGAGCGTGGTGTACGAGTCGCAGGACGAGGCGTACAAGCACTACAAGGACCAGTACGGCTCCACCCCGATGGCCAGCTCCATCACCCCCGACCAGATGCCGGAGTCCTTCCGGGTCAAGCTCAAGGACCCGCAGAAGTACAAGGTCGTGGCGACCGCCTTCGCCGGCCGGGACGGCATCGAGTCGGTGCAGGACCAGCGCGGCACCCTGGACACCCTCTTCAAGATCCTCAACGGCATGAACGCGGCGGCCCTCGCGGTCATGGCGATCATGCTGATCGTCGCCGTGATGCTGATCGTCAACACGGTGCGGGTGTCGGCGTTCAGCCGCCGCCGCGAGACCGGCATCATGCGCCTAGTGGGCGCGTCCAGCTTCTACATCCAGGCCCCGTTCATCATGGAGGCCGCCTTCGCCGGGCTGCTCGGCGGCATCGGGGCGGCCGGACTCCTCGTCATGGCGCGCTACTTCATAATCGATCACGGCATGTCGCTGGCGCAGAACCTGAGCCTCATCAAGTTCATCGGATGGGACGCCGTGCTCGCCAAGCTGCCGCTGGTGCTCGCCTCCAGCGTCCTGATGCCCGCGGTGGCGGCCTTCCTGGCCCTGCGCAAGTACCTCAAGGTCTGACCGCGGCTCGACCCCGTGTGTGACGTACGCCCCGGGCGCCATAGGAGCAACACCCCCTATGGCGCCCGACGCTTGTCCTAGACTCGGCGCCATGCTCGGCCCGGACCTCTGTCCCAGGCCCCGCGGCGTGCGCCGCGGGGCTGCTCTGGCGTTGGTCTTCGTGACCGTTCTGGCGACCGCGGCCGCCACCAACTGCCTGCCGGGCGCCGAGCGCGAGCCCGTCGCGTTACCGGCCGGGGCCTCCGCCGCCCAGGGCGTGGACGCGCGGCAGGGGCACACGACGCGCGGCGGCGACCGCACCGCCGAGGACGTGGCGCGCGCGGCCGCCGAGGCCGAGGCCGACGGCAAGTCGGGCACCCGGGCCGCCGAGGAGGCGGTCGGGCGCAGCGGGGACCGGTGGGGCGCGGTCTACGACAAGGCGGAGTACGAGCAGTACGCGGACGCCCTCGAAGGCCGCTACACCGGTGTCGGCCTCTGGCTCGCCCTGACCGGCGACGGACGGACCCAGGTGACCCGGGTCGAGGCCGGCGGGCCCGCCGCCCGCGCCGGGATCGAGCCCGGGGACTTCCTGCACAGCGTCGACCAGTGGTCCGCGGACGGCCGCCCCGTCACCGACGCCGTCGCCCGGCTCCGCGGGGACGCGGCCGGCAGCAAGGTCGTGGTCGGCCTGAGCCGGGGCTCGCGCAGCTGGACCCGGACGCTGGACCGGGCGGTCCTCGGCACTCACGACGTGTCCGTCACCGACCTCTCCGCCAAGGCCGTGGTGATCAAGGTGGCCGCCTTCTCCAAGGGCTCGGGCGCGCTGGTGCGCGACGCGGTGCGCCGGGCCCCGAAGGGCGCCGGGATCCTGCTCGACCTGCGGGGCAACAGCGGCGGCCTGGTCACCGAGGCCACCGCCGCCGCCTCCGCCTTCCTCGACGGCGGCCTGGTCGCCACGTACGACGTGCACGGCCGTCAGCGCGCTCTGTACGCGCAGGGCGGCGGCGACGGCGCGAGGCCCCTGGTCGTGCTGATCGACGGCGGCACCATGAGCGCGGCCGAGCTGCTGACCGGCGCGCTCCAGGACCGCGGCCGGGCGGTCACCGTCGGCTCGCGCACCTTTGGCAAGGGCTCGGTCCAGATGCCCACCGGGCTGCCGGGCGGATCGGTGGCCGAGCTGACCGTGGGCCACTACCGCACCCCGGCCGGGCACGGCCTCGACGGCTCGGGCATCACCCCGGACCTGCCCGTCACCGAGCACGCCCTCGAACACGCCGAGACGGTTCTGAGCGGCCTCGGCGGCGCGACGTAAACCGCTTGCGCGGGGGTGAGAAAATGGCCGCACTATGGCTAA
Encoded here:
- the ftsE gene encoding cell division ATP-binding protein FtsE codes for the protein MIRFDNVSKTYPKQNRPALRDVSLDIEKGEFVFLVGSSGSGKSTFLRLVLREERASQGQVHVLGKDLARLSNWKVPHMRRQLGTVFQDFRLLPNKTVAENVAFAQEVIGKPRGEIRKAVPQVLDLVGLGGKEDRRPGELSGGEQQRVAIARAFVNRPMLLIADEPTGNLDPQTSVGIMKLLDRINRTGTTVIMATHDQNIVDQMRKRVIELESGRLVRDQARGVYGYQH
- the ftsX gene encoding permease-like cell division protein FtsX, with product MRAQFVLSEIGVGLRRNLTMTIAVVVSVALSLALFGGTLLMRDQVNSMKDYWYDKVNVSLFLCNKADAETVSQCAKGAVTAQQKKDIEADLKKLDIVQSVVYESQDEAYKHYKDQYGSTPMASSITPDQMPESFRVKLKDPQKYKVVATAFAGRDGIESVQDQRGTLDTLFKILNGMNAAALAVMAIMLIVAVMLIVNTVRVSAFSRRRETGIMRLVGASSFYIQAPFIMEAAFAGLLGGIGAAGLLVMARYFIIDHGMSLAQNLSLIKFIGWDAVLAKLPLVLASSVLMPAVAAFLALRKYLKV
- a CDS encoding S41 family peptidase encodes the protein MLGPDLCPRPRGVRRGAALALVFVTVLATAAATNCLPGAEREPVALPAGASAAQGVDARQGHTTRGGDRTAEDVARAAAEAEADGKSGTRAAEEAVGRSGDRWGAVYDKAEYEQYADALEGRYTGVGLWLALTGDGRTQVTRVEAGGPAARAGIEPGDFLHSVDQWSADGRPVTDAVARLRGDAAGSKVVVGLSRGSRSWTRTLDRAVLGTHDVSVTDLSAKAVVIKVAAFSKGSGALVRDAVRRAPKGAGILLDLRGNSGGLVTEATAAASAFLDGGLVATYDVHGRQRALYAQGGGDGARPLVVLIDGGTMSAAELLTGALQDRGRAVTVGSRTFGKGSVQMPTGLPGGSVAELTVGHYRTPAGHGLDGSGITPDLPVTEHALEHAETVLSGLGGAT